From the genome of uncultured Fibrobacter sp., one region includes:
- a CDS encoding phosphomannomutase, protein MSISMQEVMKQSGVAFGTSGARGLVTAMTDRVCYVYARSFIKYCEASYKCDHTIAIAGDLRPSTERILKALVKAGEDSSWKVIYCGRIPSPAIALYGIDKALPTIMVTGSHIPADRNGIKFNHPQGEITKKDEQGIVSQSVDFDEAIFDANGMLKNAPALPAVETEAEENYCKRYPEFFGAKALQGLTIGVYQHSAVGRDIVVKVLESLGATVKPFARSETFIPVDTEAIRKEDEDLARDFAHKDFVDAIFSTDGDSDRPLLADDVGMWLRGDVLGILAAQALGIKRIATPVSCNTSLEKSGSFEKICRTRIGSPYVIAGMESLVDANDKSVSVAGYEANGGFLLQTNLTREFIDSDGRGGETRTTRTLPALPTRDALLPMIAVMVMVREQKMCVVDLLKKLPKRFTLSDRLKEFSTETSKAKLAEIREKKLGAKLFGALTAKPSKFKPKDGPAPKPFHGEVVSIDETDGYRMEFDSGDIVHLRPSGNAPEFRCYVETEAKDRSAELLAGCMKIMEGWRK, encoded by the coding sequence ATGAGCATTTCGATGCAAGAAGTAATGAAACAGTCCGGTGTGGCATTCGGTACCAGCGGTGCCCGCGGCCTGGTGACAGCGATGACGGACCGCGTGTGCTATGTGTATGCGCGCTCGTTTATCAAGTACTGCGAGGCTAGCTACAAGTGCGATCACACGATTGCAATTGCTGGCGACTTGCGCCCGAGTACCGAACGCATTTTGAAGGCCTTGGTCAAAGCCGGCGAAGATTCCTCTTGGAAGGTGATTTACTGCGGCCGCATTCCGAGCCCGGCAATCGCTTTGTACGGTATCGATAAGGCTCTCCCGACCATCATGGTCACGGGTAGCCACATTCCGGCCGACCGCAACGGCATCAAGTTCAACCACCCGCAGGGCGAAATCACCAAGAAGGACGAACAGGGAATTGTTTCGCAGTCGGTGGATTTCGACGAAGCGATTTTCGATGCAAATGGCATGCTGAAAAATGCCCCCGCACTTCCGGCGGTCGAAACTGAAGCCGAAGAAAATTACTGCAAGCGCTATCCGGAATTTTTCGGTGCTAAGGCTTTGCAAGGCCTGACCATTGGCGTGTACCAGCATTCCGCCGTGGGCCGCGACATTGTGGTGAAAGTGCTCGAAAGCTTGGGCGCGACAGTCAAGCCTTTTGCCCGCAGCGAAACCTTTATTCCGGTGGATACCGAAGCTATCCGTAAAGAAGACGAAGACTTGGCCCGCGACTTTGCGCACAAGGATTTCGTGGATGCAATTTTCAGTACCGATGGCGATAGCGACCGCCCGCTTTTGGCAGACGATGTAGGCATGTGGCTCCGTGGCGACGTGCTGGGCATCTTGGCTGCCCAGGCGCTTGGTATCAAGCGCATTGCAACTCCTGTGAGTTGCAACACGTCGCTTGAAAAATCTGGCTCCTTCGAAAAGATTTGCCGCACGCGAATCGGAAGCCCGTACGTGATCGCCGGCATGGAAAGCCTGGTGGATGCAAACGACAAGAGCGTCTCTGTCGCTGGCTACGAAGCAAACGGCGGATTCCTGTTGCAGACAAACCTCACGCGCGAATTCATTGATAGCGATGGCCGCGGCGGTGAGACTCGCACAACCCGCACGCTCCCGGCACTCCCGACTCGCGATGCATTGCTCCCGATGATTGCCGTGATGGTCATGGTCCGCGAACAGAAAATGTGCGTGGTCGATTTGCTCAAGAAACTCCCGAAGCGCTTTACGCTCAGCGACCGCCTCAAGGAATTCTCGACCGAAACGTCGAAGGCGAAGCTCGCTGAAATCCGCGAAAAGAAACTCGGCGCCAAATTGTTCGGTGCCCTCACTGCAAAGCCTTCCAAGTTCAAGCCTAAAGATGGCCCGGCTCCGAAGCCCTTCCACGGCGAAGTCGTTTCCATCGATGAAACGGACGGCTACCGCATGGAATTCGATTCTGGCGATATCGTGCACCTGCGCCCCAGCGGCAACGCTCCGGAATTCCGCTGCTACGTGGAAACCGAAGCCAAGGACCGCTCCGCCGAGCTACTCGCTGGCTGCATGAAGATTATGGAAGGCTGGCGCAAGTAA
- a CDS encoding endo-1,4-beta-xylanase, with protein MLKKILTAGVFSAVALSAAPLLTNGDLSYGDGGWYVWNNPDGPAKYESKIGVEGLGVNGSEGVKLTVTELPNPSWGLQLQPPKWLADSAYYKLSFKAKGNMPINAIIQGGPPDWRQKESASFMLTKDWKEYSMIFLADQKGYGVNNVTFHVGLAKGWLQMDDVTIEKVEGMDDMTWYNNSAARIDSLRKKDLTVKAAPGAQVKVELMRHAFPFGTALALYPTKDSVETWYRKTANKYFWYGVPENQFKWPEYEPKKGKIRREEFKQYLDYVNDYKWGFRAHTLVWGHQGYGFDKHFSNQGSCKDISKKIKERITRDMKEYKGRIKEYDVWNEAFHEPFIFNKCGWDLLDSAHVWAHRADPDARLFINEYNVVSAGETDRLYEIVKGMLERKVPVHGIGVQCHFGDRQLNPAFIKARLDRLGSLGLPIKVTELDFGDWQKGMYFGEEEQAKRFEMFLRIAFSHPAVEGIILWGFWDGRHWVKNGGIVAMDGREKPAAKLIYDLWHKVWTTNGTFKADENGVVKFRGYPGKYKVTIDGKSEMVELK; from the coding sequence ATGCTCAAAAAAATCTTGACCGCAGGCGTTTTCAGCGCCGTAGCACTCAGTGCAGCACCGCTCCTCACCAACGGCGACTTGTCTTACGGTGACGGCGGTTGGTATGTTTGGAACAACCCCGATGGCCCCGCCAAGTACGAAAGCAAAATCGGTGTCGAAGGCCTCGGCGTAAACGGCAGCGAAGGCGTCAAGCTCACGGTGACCGAACTCCCGAACCCCTCTTGGGGCCTGCAGTTGCAACCGCCCAAGTGGCTCGCCGACTCAGCCTACTACAAGCTCAGCTTTAAGGCCAAGGGCAACATGCCCATCAACGCCATCATTCAAGGCGGTCCTCCCGACTGGCGCCAGAAAGAAAGCGCCTCGTTCATGCTGACCAAGGACTGGAAAGAATATTCCATGATTTTCCTTGCCGACCAGAAGGGTTACGGCGTGAACAACGTGACATTCCATGTGGGCCTTGCCAAGGGTTGGCTCCAGATGGACGACGTGACCATCGAAAAAGTCGAAGGCATGGATGACATGACCTGGTACAACAATTCCGCCGCCCGTATCGACAGCCTGCGCAAAAAGGATTTGACCGTGAAGGCCGCCCCCGGCGCCCAGGTGAAGGTGGAACTCATGCGCCACGCATTCCCCTTCGGTACAGCACTCGCCCTCTACCCCACCAAGGACAGCGTTGAAACTTGGTACCGCAAGACCGCCAATAAGTACTTCTGGTATGGCGTTCCCGAAAACCAGTTCAAGTGGCCGGAATACGAACCCAAGAAGGGCAAGATCCGCCGCGAAGAATTCAAGCAGTACCTGGATTACGTGAACGATTACAAGTGGGGCTTCCGCGCCCATACGCTCGTGTGGGGCCACCAGGGTTACGGCTTCGACAAGCACTTCAGTAACCAGGGCAGCTGCAAGGATATCTCGAAAAAGATCAAGGAACGCATCACCCGCGACATGAAGGAATACAAGGGCCGCATCAAGGAATACGACGTGTGGAACGAAGCATTCCACGAACCGTTCATCTTTAACAAGTGCGGCTGGGACCTGCTGGATAGCGCCCACGTTTGGGCACACCGCGCAGACCCCGATGCACGCCTCTTCATCAACGAATACAACGTGGTGTCCGCCGGCGAAACCGATCGCCTGTACGAAATCGTGAAGGGCATGCTCGAACGCAAAGTTCCTGTACACGGCATTGGCGTACAGTGCCACTTCGGTGACCGCCAGCTGAACCCGGCATTCATCAAGGCCCGTCTCGACAGGCTCGGATCTTTGGGCCTCCCCATCAAGGTCACGGAACTTGACTTTGGTGACTGGCAGAAGGGCATGTACTTCGGCGAAGAAGAACAGGCCAAGCGCTTTGAAATGTTCCTGCGCATTGCCTTCAGCCACCCCGCTGTCGAAGGCATTATCCTGTGGGGCTTCTGGGATGGCCGTCACTGGGTCAAGAACGGCGGTATCGTTGCCATGGACGGTCGCGAAAAGCCGGCTGCCAAGCTCATTTACGACTTGTGGCACAAGGTATGGACCACCAACGGAACGTTCAAGGCCGATGAAAACGGTGTCGTGAAGTTCCGCGGCTACCCCGGCAAGTACAAAGTAACCATCGACGGCAAGTCTGAAATGGTTGAATTGAAGTAA
- a CDS encoding FISUMP domain-containing protein has protein sequence MKSLYKIAAISLAMAFVACDDSTSASDNGGNGGNGGSANVACTNEPVNCPAIEYENEVYDLRDCNHYKIQTFGTQTWMTENLNYNSCEINGQNWCYGGDAANCQKYGRLYTWTAAMGLDKSYQKNYANLPEGTVTKGLCPVGYHIPSDAETDILIAYLEENNNVADFNFQFGGKNNFAGFADLDRTAYFWTADEDHSEFGGKENVRIWSYSETFGFGGGSIFKDSGLSIRCVKD, from the coding sequence ATGAAGAGTCTCTACAAAATTGCAGCAATTTCTTTGGCCATGGCATTCGTGGCCTGCGACGATTCCACCTCTGCAAGCGATAACGGCGGCAATGGCGGTAACGGTGGCAGCGCAAACGTCGCCTGCACCAACGAACCTGTAAATTGCCCTGCTATCGAATACGAAAACGAAGTTTACGACCTTCGCGATTGCAACCATTACAAGATTCAAACCTTCGGCACGCAGACATGGATGACCGAAAACTTGAACTACAATTCTTGCGAAATCAACGGTCAAAACTGGTGCTACGGTGGTGACGCAGCCAACTGCCAAAAGTACGGTCGCCTTTACACCTGGACAGCCGCAATGGGCCTCGATAAATCTTACCAGAAGAATTACGCGAACCTGCCCGAAGGCACCGTAACCAAAGGCCTCTGCCCTGTCGGATACCATATTCCGAGCGACGCCGAGACGGACATTCTTATCGCCTATCTAGAAGAGAATAACAATGTGGCCGATTTCAACTTCCAGTTCGGCGGCAAGAATAACTTCGCAGGCTTCGCCGACTTAGACAGAACCGCATACTTCTGGACAGCTGACGAAGACCACTCCGAATTCGGCGGAAAAGAAAACGTCCGCATCTGGAGTTATTCCGAAACCTTCGGCTTCGGTGGCGGTTCCATATTCAAGGACAGCGGACTTTCAATCCGCTGCGTGAAGGACTAA
- the rbr gene encoding rubrerythrin, producing MANKYAGTQTEKNLQAAFAGESQARNKYTYFASCAKKEGYEQIAELFLKTADNEKEHAKLWFKELDGIGDTAANLKAAADGENYEWTDMYEDFAKTAEAEGFAALAKKFRMVAAIEKRHEERYRALLKNVETAAVFEKSEVKVWECRNCGHIVVGTKAPAACPVCAHPQSFFEVTAENY from the coding sequence ATGGCAAACAAGTACGCCGGAACCCAGACCGAAAAGAACCTTCAGGCCGCCTTTGCAGGCGAATCCCAGGCTCGCAACAAGTACACCTACTTTGCAAGCTGCGCCAAGAAAGAAGGCTACGAACAGATCGCTGAGCTGTTCCTGAAAACTGCAGACAACGAAAAGGAACACGCCAAGCTTTGGTTCAAGGAACTCGACGGTATCGGTGACACCGCTGCTAACCTGAAGGCTGCTGCCGACGGCGAAAACTACGAATGGACCGACATGTACGAAGACTTCGCAAAGACTGCCGAAGCCGAAGGCTTTGCCGCTCTCGCCAAGAAGTTCCGCATGGTCGCCGCTATCGAAAAGCGCCACGAAGAACGCTACCGCGCACTCCTCAAGAATGTGGAAACCGCGGCCGTGTTCGAAAAGAGCGAAGTCAAGGTGTGGGAATGCCGCAACTGCGGTCACATTGTCGTTGGCACCAAGGCTCCGGCCGCATGCCCGGTGTGCGCACACCCGCAGTCCTTCTTCGAAGTCACTGCTGAAAACTACTAA
- a CDS encoding anaerobic C4-dicarboxylate transporter, producing the protein MTLMIIQLLIVLLALYVGSRYGSLALGAISGIGLAILVLGFGMQPGKPPTDVIYIIIAAVTCAGIMQASGGMDWLIQIAERLLRKHPNHITILAPLCTFFLTVLVGTGHVVYTLMPIICDISLKKGIRPERPCGVASVASQVGITCSPIAAAVASFVIISNANGFEINNLQVIAITIPACLCGLMAAAAVSYKRGLDLDKDPAFQARLKDPQIKEYMYGNTASVLDKEVPKEAKRAVFIFLGALAVIVLFSVFQIIGHDIRPQFPTGKVVDGVAQMKPLAMNIIIQIVMISAAAFMVIFCKAAPKKAVAGAVWQSGMVAVVAIYGIAWLADTYFANYMDVMQGGLKDIVQHYPWAIAFAFFAVSVLINSQGAVVVAMLPLAYSLGIEGPVLLGVLPSVYGYFFIPNYPSDIATVNFDRSGTTVIGKYLLNHSFMRPGMVSVIVSTIVGTILVKIFY; encoded by the coding sequence ATGACCCTCATGATTATCCAGCTTTTGATTGTACTTTTGGCGCTTTACGTGGGCTCGCGATACGGGAGCCTTGCCCTCGGCGCCATTTCGGGAATTGGTCTTGCCATTCTGGTGCTCGGGTTCGGCATGCAACCCGGCAAACCGCCTACCGACGTCATTTATATCATTATCGCGGCAGTCACCTGCGCGGGCATTATGCAGGCTTCGGGCGGCATGGATTGGCTGATTCAAATTGCAGAGCGCCTGTTACGCAAGCACCCGAACCATATCACGATTCTCGCTCCGCTCTGCACGTTCTTCCTCACGGTTCTCGTGGGCACCGGTCACGTAGTTTACACCCTGATGCCGATTATTTGCGACATCTCCTTGAAAAAGGGAATCCGCCCGGAACGCCCCTGCGGTGTAGCTTCTGTCGCCTCACAGGTGGGCATTACCTGTTCCCCCATTGCAGCCGCCGTCGCCTCGTTCGTGATTATCTCGAACGCAAACGGTTTTGAAATCAACAACCTGCAAGTCATCGCAATCACCATTCCCGCTTGCCTTTGCGGCCTCATGGCGGCAGCCGCCGTCTCTTATAAGCGCGGACTCGACCTCGACAAAGACCCTGCCTTCCAGGCGCGTCTCAAAGACCCGCAAATAAAGGAATACATGTACGGAAACACCGCCTCGGTACTCGACAAAGAAGTCCCGAAAGAAGCAAAGCGCGCCGTGTTCATCTTCCTCGGCGCCCTCGCCGTCATCGTGCTCTTCTCCGTGTTCCAGATTATCGGGCATGATATCCGCCCGCAATTCCCGACCGGCAAGGTTGTCGATGGCGTCGCTCAAATGAAGCCGCTCGCCATGAACATCATCATTCAGATTGTGATGATTTCGGCCGCCGCGTTCATGGTTATTTTTTGTAAGGCAGCCCCCAAGAAGGCCGTGGCAGGCGCCGTGTGGCAAAGCGGCATGGTGGCCGTGGTCGCCATTTACGGAATTGCCTGGCTTGCCGACACCTACTTCGCGAACTACATGGACGTGATGCAGGGCGGACTTAAGGACATCGTGCAACATTACCCGTGGGCCATCGCATTTGCCTTCTTCGCGGTAAGCGTGCTCATCAACTCGCAGGGCGCAGTCGTGGTCGCCATGCTCCCGCTCGCCTATAGCCTCGGCATCGAAGGCCCTGTGCTCCTGGGCGTACTCCCGAGCGTATACGGCTACTTCTTTATTCCGAATTACCCTTCGGACATTGCGACCGTGAACTTCGACCGTTCGGGCACCACCGTCATCGGCAAGTACCTATTGAACCACAGCTTTATGCGCCCAGGTATGGTAAGCGTTATCGTCTCAACCATCGTGGGAACAATCTTGGTGAAAATTTTCTACTAG